The Gracilimonas sediminicola sequence TTCCCCTTGGTAAGGGGAAAGGACTCCTTTAATGGTTGGTTGCCATAAAAAAGAGATCCCGGATCTTCGCTACACTTCGCCTGCCTGCCGGCATAGGCAGGTCTGGGATGGCGCGTGATGAGGGTAGGTTCTATTCCTTTACACAAGCGAATGGGTTTCAACCCTTTGCGGTGGTAGATGCCGGAACAGGTGGTTTCACACAAATAGTAGCACCATGGCGGCGTAGGAGATGACGGCGAGGGTTCCGGCGAGGATGGCCAGGGGGAATTGGGTTTGCACGTGGTCCATCAAATCACAGCCGGTGGCGAGGGAGGAGAGGATGGTGGTGTCCGAAATGGGGGAACACTGGTCTCCGAATACGGATCCGCCGATTACCGCTGAAAAGCATAGGGTGAGGAAAAATACGTCCGGTACCACGGCCCAGGCCAGCGGGATGGCGACCGGAAATACCACCGCATAAGTTCCCCAGGAAGTGCCGGTTGAAAAGGCGATCAGCATGCAGAGAATCATCAACAGTCCGGGCAGAAGGAAGGCCGGGATTACATCGCCGACGGTATCGACCACATAAGCGGCGGTTCCGACGGCATCAGCCACTTCTTTAAGGGTGACGGCCAGGGCCAGGATGATTGCCCCGATGGTGACGCCTTTACATCCGTCAATAAATCCATCAACGACCTCTTGAAGGTTCATGCCTTTGGCTAAAGCGATTCCAAATCCAACCAGTACCGCAAGCACAAAAGCCTCTGCAATTAACAGCACAGAATCTTCGCCCATGTCCAGGAAAAAATAGGTGACAACATAGGGGATGATGGCAACACCAAGCAATGTTCCAATCGGGCCAAAAAAGTCGATGAGTCCGGGGTTGTAGTCTTCGGGAACAGCACTTTTGGTAAGCTCATCGGCAGCCATGGGGGTAGCACCTTCACGATCGAGGCCTTGTCCTGAGCGGGCGCGTTTGATGGCGGCTCTCATTTTCTTTCCGGGTACGAAAGGGAACTTGTCCCACGCAAAAGCAAGGGTGAGCAGGATGGCGAAAATCGCATAAAAGTTATAGGGCAGGGCAGTGAAGAAAAAGGCGATACTCTGCTGAGTCGTTTCCAGAAAAGGGAGGGTTCCGATGATGAGTCCGCCCACGTAAAACGGCCAAACGTTGAATGGAATCAGGGTTGCGGCCGGGGAAGCTGTGGAATCGACCATATACGCCAGCTCTTCGTGCGACACATTGTGTTTGTCGGCAACGGGACGAACCGTAGCTCCAGTCAATACGGTACTGATGGTTCCTCCCTGGTGGAAAATGAGTCCCATCAGCCAGGTGAAGAACTTGGCGGTTTGAGGTCCGCGCACCATTTTCTTGCTGGCCCATACGGCAAATTTCTCCGCACCGCCGGTTCGCGTCCAGATGCCAATTAATCCTCCCAAAGCCCATAAGTAAACGATGATAATCAGGGCAAAACTTTCAGTTCCAACGGAGGGAATCAGGAAATCCTGTACGATATTGAGCTTGCCGGAAATCACACCGCCCAAACAAATCCCGATGAACAGCGAGCTAACCACTTCGCGTGTATAAAATGCCAGAACAATAGCTACCAGCGGCGGCATGATGGACCAAAATCCGTAATGTCCGCTTTGCTCAGGAAAAACCTGGTTCACTCCGGCATACACCCCGGCGATAATCAGCGCGATGAATGCACCAACGCCTATCTTGCGGCGGGTTTTGGGATCTTTCCACTTCTCTTTGGTTCCGGCAAAATCATTACTCATAGGTTGGGCTGTTTGATTAATATCGCAATGGATGGTAGCGAATGAACACTGAACATTCAATAAAGAACATAAGAACATAAGAACATCGAACAAGGAACAAGGAACAAGGAACAAGGAACAAGGAATATTCAACATTGAATGTTGAATGTTGAAGTTTTTGCAAAGGCAGGGCAGGATGTTTTCCTTTACGCGAGCGAATGGGTTTCAACCCTTCGCGGTGGTTGATCGTGGTTATGATCGTTGAAAACCAAATCGCAAATCGGTCATTCGGTCCATCGATCATTCGCAAATCAGAATAACTGTTGCTGTTGTGGTGTAACGGAGGCTTTAATTGTGGGGTGTTGTCCTTAGCCGGCGGACCCTATCTCTGTCTCTTTCCCTCCGGCGAGTGTGTAAAAGATTTTGTACTTGTCTACCGCCGCAGGGAAAGAGGACTCCTTGGTTAGTTGGTTGCTGGGAATAGTAGATCCCGGATTTGCCGGTGGAATATTGAACATTCAACATCGAACATTGAATGTTGAAGTTTTTGCAAAGGCAGGGCAGGATGTATTCCTTTACGCAAGCGAATGGGTTTCAACCCTTTGCGGTGGTTGATGGTGGCTATGATCGTTGAAAACCAAATCGCAAATCGGTCGTTCGGTCCATCGATCATTCGCAAATCAGAATAACTGTTGCTGTTGTAGTGTAGCGGAGACTCTAATTATGGGGTGTTGTCCTTCGCTGGCGGACCCTTTTCTGTCTTTCCCCTTGGTAAGGGGAAAGGACTCCTTTAATGGTTAGTTGCCATAAAAAAAGGCGCACCTGATAATCAGATGCGCCTTAAATTTGTGGTACTAATAAATCACAAAAGCTCTGTGATCATTAGTTGAACAGCTTCTTAATCCAGCCGAAGGCTCCGTCGGATTTGCTTGGGCTTGGACGTTTACCGTTGCTATCTCCTTCTTTTCCACCGGAAAGCCCGTCATAACTTGGACGGGGAAGTCCGTTGGCGGATTTCTTCTCTTTCGGCTTTTTACGTCGCTTGCGGTCGCGGTCGTCGTTTTTGCTTTTCTTATTTTTGTTGCTGCTCTTTTTCTTGGAGCTTTTATCTTTCTTATCCGACTTCTTGCTGCGGCCTTTTTTCTCCTTCACTTCTTCAGGAAGGGGAATTTCAGTGGGGGCATAGCCTACTTTCTTCACAATCTCGTCGATGTCATCTTTATCCATTTTGGATACCAGTGACACCATACGGGCGGCTTTCCCATTTCCGACCAGCTCCGCGCGATATTTATATTCTTCCACTTCGTTAGGCACGTCATAATTGATGACCTGCTTCACTTCATTCAGTTCTATTTCAGTGGCAGAAAGTCCGCCAACCAGCAGAATCTTCATGTCGCCGGAAGTAAACTTCCCGAAGCGTTCGTCATAATACTCCTGCTTCAGTCCTTCGTTGATGCTGACCACACCCCATCCTTTTTTACGGATGATGCGGAACAGTCGGTCGGTAGTGCGCTTGGAAGCAGCAAATACCACGATTTTGTCTGTCAGTGTATCTTCAAGGTGAGCAAGCAGGGTAGAGATTTTCGCTCTTGGAGGAACATAAATGTATGCCTGGGTCAGGTCTTCAGGAACGGTAGGCTCTTTCTCATTATCGGAATCAGCCTTAGCTTCCTGCTCGTCCTCTTTTTCCTCTTCCTCTTTATTTTCTTCCGGGTTGAGCACGACGCTTACACTGGCCTCGGCCAGTTTGCGGTTCACTTCTTCCTGATCCAGCTCAAAATCTTCCGCTTCTTGTTCCTGTTGATCGGATGTCTGCTCTTTAGACTCTTCTTTTGCTTCGGACTTCTGTCCGGAGTCGGAATCAGAGTCAGATGTAGCTTCCTTGACGTTGGATTCATCAAACCCATGAACCACCGGATCTTTCAGGAAAGCAGAGGATAGCTGTTGGGTAGCTTTGTTGTTGGATTCAGAGAAAATAAGCGTTTGTGGCTCACCCTCGGTTAACTGCATGATGTCCTTCACCCGGTTCACCAGGTTATAGTTCTCCATGCCGTGGGCTTCGTCAATAATGACGAGATCCACTTTGGGAAGCTTCAGCTTATTCTTATCCAGTATTTCAATCAGCCGGCCGGGGTTTGCCACCACAACCGGTGCTCCATCTTTAATAGCTTCTTCCTGAGCGGTGCGAATTCCTTTCATGGAAAGCGCTGCACTACTTATTTGAGCATGGTAGCCCATGGCCCAAACTTTTTCGTCTATTTCCTTAACTCGCTCAATAGATGGTGTTAGTATTAAAACTCGTATGCCAGAAACCTCTCCGTTGCTTGTCAGTTTTTGCAATGCAGGTATCAAAAATACACCGTCATCACCAGCTTCATGTTTTACAAGCATATGTCTGCCTTGTAGTGCCGGTGGAATAACTTCAGTTTGGAGAGGTGTGGGTTCTTCAATTCGTACGTCGGCCAGCCCACTCATTAATTCGGGGCTAAGGCCAAATTCTTCAAAAGACAATGGTTACACCTCTTTCAATTTTGGCGTTATAGTTCAATTTTCAAAGATCGTGTCTTTAATCAAAAGACTTCACAATATACAAAAAATGTACATGAAGCTCAGGGATTTTGAACATCGAACAAGGAACATCGAATTTTGAACGTTTTAAGGGTGATTCTTTAGCGATGGTTGTTGATGAAAACGAAATCACAATTCGGTTAATCGGTCGTTTGCAATTCAGGGAGATCCCTCAGTCATTCGCTATGCTCATTTCTTCGGGATGACAGGTGGTAATTATAGGTTACTTACGCTCCGTGCCCGGGGGGCGATGCCGCCTCAGACGGCATATAAAATGCCTATATGTTTGTGTCATGCTACACAATGAAATGATCAATAAAACCATGCACTCGCTCCTGACGCTCTGCGTCGGAGCGAAGGTTGTGGGTGGATAAAATAGTGCTACCTTCACTGCAAGACCCTATCTCTGTCTCTTTCCCTCCTGCGTGCAATTCGTGCATTGGATTTGATTCAACCGCAGCAGGGAAAGAGGACTCCTTGGTTATTGTATGAGTAAGAAAGGGAGATCCCGGATCAGGTCCGGGTTGACAGGTGGTAGAGTGATGCTGGGTTGAGGCAGGTTGTAATCAATTATCCAAGCGAATGGGTTTTAACCCTTCGCGATGGTTGGTCGTGGTTACTACAGAATACCATTTCGCAAATCGGTTAATCGGTCCATCGATCATTCGCAATTCAGGGAGCTTCTTCCGCGATTGTCTTCTGCTCTGTAAAAGTATTCGAAAAAAGATCAGCATAACCTATTCTAACACCGCTTTGTTTAAGATAAAGAACGGTCAACCCTAAAATCAGAAGGATGCCCAGCACTCCTATAAGTCCGGCTTCGGGGCCAAAGGAGGCTCCGGTCCACCAATCAGGGCCGCTTTGCTGAATTTGTATCAGTGAGTTACGCACTTCCATTCCGCTTACCCGAAAGCCAAATATCCCGCCCTGGAAAAAATTCCATGAAAAGTGAATACCGATGGACAATCCCAATCGTCCTGTTATAATAAAAGGCACAGCCAGCATCACCCCGGCCAAAACGATGTTAACAACGGCCGTGATGTTGGCGTTGGGGTTCCCGGCATGACCAAGCCCAAAAATACCCGAACTGATAATGACAGCGATTATAGCGGCTTTTTGAGGGGTGATATTGCCAAAAGTGAATCCTTCAGTGATGTTGGGCAGCAAATACCCTCGTGCCATGACTTCTTCATAAAATCCTACTGATGCCATTTGCACAAAAAATATCAAAAGCGGGATAAGCCAAAAAGTTTCTCCACTGCGGTTCCAGCTAAAGCTGGTGATTTCAAGTCCGCCGGTTTGCCACAGGGTAAGAAATATAAGTCCCATTGCCACCGCAGCAATAACAATCCCGGCTGCACATTCCATAAACCAGGTTCTATCTAAGTTTAATCCCGAGAAGCTCCAGGGCCGCCCATCCACATAGCGGAACATGATGTAAAACAGCCCAAGGGTAAGTATGGATCTTCCAATGTAATCCAGAGCTGTATAGGGGATCAGGGATGGAATTACCATCATAAAAACAAACAAGAAGATAAACAGGAGTACCCGAAATAAAGATCGAAGCCGGTTTTCTTCCGAATTAAAAAATGGATTTTGCATGGGTAATGATTGATATAGTGTTTTGGAGGAAGGTAATAAAAATAAGGTGGGAATTGACGGGGGAATAAACGCAGAGGGAATCGCAAAGGACGCGGAGGGAGTCGCAAAGTTCGCAGAGTTGACTATTTCACTAATTAATAGTTACATCTGGAGTGATTGAGAATGAATTGTCAAATATCATAATAGGAACGTCTATAGAAATTCATAAAGAACTTGGGCCGGGGTTGCTTGAGTCTATTTATGAAGAG is a genomic window containing:
- a CDS encoding CPBP family intramembrane glutamic endopeptidase, which codes for MQNPFFNSEENRLRSLFRVLLFIFLFVFMMVIPSLIPYTALDYIGRSILTLGLFYIMFRYVDGRPWSFSGLNLDRTWFMECAAGIVIAAVAMGLIFLTLWQTGGLEITSFSWNRSGETFWLIPLLIFFVQMASVGFYEEVMARGYLLPNITEGFTFGNITPQKAAIIAVIISSGIFGLGHAGNPNANITAVVNIVLAGVMLAVPFIITGRLGLSIGIHFSWNFFQGGIFGFRVSGMEVRNSLIQIQQSGPDWWTGASFGPEAGLIGVLGILLILGLTVLYLKQSGVRIGYADLFSNTFTEQKTIAEEAP
- a CDS encoding Na+/H+ antiporter NhaC family protein, whose product is MSNDFAGTKEKWKDPKTRRKIGVGAFIALIIAGVYAGVNQVFPEQSGHYGFWSIMPPLVAIVLAFYTREVVSSLFIGICLGGVISGKLNIVQDFLIPSVGTESFALIIIVYLWALGGLIGIWTRTGGAEKFAVWASKKMVRGPQTAKFFTWLMGLIFHQGGTISTVLTGATVRPVADKHNVSHEELAYMVDSTASPAATLIPFNVWPFYVGGLIIGTLPFLETTQQSIAFFFTALPYNFYAIFAILLTLAFAWDKFPFVPGKKMRAAIKRARSGQGLDREGATPMAADELTKSAVPEDYNPGLIDFFGPIGTLLGVAIIPYVVTYFFLDMGEDSVLLIAEAFVLAVLVGFGIALAKGMNLQEVVDGFIDGCKGVTIGAIILALAVTLKEVADAVGTAAYVVDTVGDVIPAFLLPGLLMILCMLIAFSTGTSWGTYAVVFPVAIPLAWAVVPDVFFLTLCFSAVIGGSVFGDQCSPISDTTILSSLATGCDLMDHVQTQFPLAILAGTLAVISYAAMVLLFV
- a CDS encoding DEAD/DEAH box helicase — protein: MSFEEFGLSPELMSGLADVRIEEPTPLQTEVIPPALQGRHMLVKHEAGDDGVFLIPALQKLTSNGEVSGIRVLILTPSIERVKEIDEKVWAMGYHAQISSAALSMKGIRTAQEEAIKDGAPVVVANPGRLIEILDKNKLKLPKVDLVIIDEAHGMENYNLVNRVKDIMQLTEGEPQTLIFSESNNKATQQLSSAFLKDPVVHGFDESNVKEATSDSDSDSGQKSEAKEESKEQTSDQQEQEAEDFELDQEEVNRKLAEASVSVVLNPEENKEEEEKEDEQEAKADSDNEKEPTVPEDLTQAYIYVPPRAKISTLLAHLEDTLTDKIVVFAASKRTTDRLFRIIRKKGWGVVSINEGLKQEYYDERFGKFTSGDMKILLVGGLSATEIELNEVKQVINYDVPNEVEEYKYRAELVGNGKAARMVSLVSKMDKDDIDEIVKKVGYAPTEIPLPEEVKEKKGRSKKSDKKDKSSKKKSSNKNKKSKNDDRDRKRRKKPKEKKSANGLPRPSYDGLSGGKEGDSNGKRPSPSKSDGAFGWIKKLFN